Proteins found in one Gammaproteobacteria bacterium genomic segment:
- a CDS encoding autotransporter outer membrane beta-barrel domain-containing protein — protein sequence MKTSGGTGTRAGLRPRVGVSISHARVKSAVAATFPMLLAGAGHAATLGELPGQTQLQSNTGNGIATVCAGFDRGNNVQNPTQQSLFDTCRSMVQNGNQIAGSGPTSDSLNLPESELNGAIQNAATEEIAMTNTVTTRTSNGQVANIMGRISELTAGGGGFSIAQVNENGTRIGAPGRALLAGAGQRGGAASADDASPVKKLGGFVNLIGSFGEKDQTAQEDGFDFNTIGITAGVDYRFTDNVVAGAALGYTRLNSSFTQSTDVSGGDSDANGYGLALFGLYYLDRFNLHGIFGYSRNNFDLQRSVVIPSNNPNIAPQAVTAESSPDSNQFYIAGGVGYDIDTGAWNYGPFLDLRYLNADIDGYTETGAGGLNLQVDSQDFDSLQTVLGFQGAYAMSQSFGVLQPYLRAAWHHEFLNDSRTINSQYVNEFIPVGGSPTLLPVVTEAPDRNWGTIGVGLSSVFQGGWQGYFLYERWVGLEYITDNVFSLGVRGEF from the coding sequence ATGAAAACTTCAGGAGGTACCGGTACCCGGGCCGGGTTGCGGCCCCGCGTCGGTGTTTCGATCAGCCACGCGAGGGTCAAATCTGCCGTGGCAGCCACGTTTCCCATGCTGTTGGCGGGCGCGGGTCATGCCGCCACTCTGGGTGAGCTTCCTGGCCAGACCCAGTTGCAGTCAAACACGGGTAACGGGATCGCCACGGTCTGCGCAGGATTTGATCGTGGAAATAACGTGCAGAACCCCACGCAGCAGAGCCTCTTCGATACCTGCCGGTCGATGGTGCAGAACGGCAACCAGATCGCGGGGAGTGGACCGACCTCGGACAGTCTCAATCTACCCGAGAGCGAACTGAACGGCGCCATCCAGAATGCCGCCACCGAGGAGATCGCGATGACCAACACGGTCACCACGCGCACCTCGAACGGGCAGGTCGCCAATATCATGGGCAGGATCTCCGAGCTGACCGCCGGGGGCGGTGGGTTCTCGATCGCCCAGGTCAACGAAAATGGCACCCGGATCGGTGCGCCCGGCCGGGCCCTGCTGGCGGGCGCCGGACAGCGGGGTGGCGCGGCCAGTGCCGACGACGCCTCGCCCGTTAAAAAACTGGGCGGGTTCGTCAATCTGATCGGCAGTTTCGGCGAAAAGGACCAGACGGCCCAGGAGGACGGTTTCGATTTCAACACCATCGGCATCACCGCCGGTGTGGACTATCGATTCACGGATAATGTCGTGGCGGGTGCCGCGCTCGGTTACACCCGACTCAATTCCAGCTTTACCCAGTCTACGGATGTCTCCGGCGGGGATTCCGACGCGAACGGGTACGGCCTGGCCCTCTTCGGCCTCTACTACCTCGATCGGTTCAATCTGCACGGCATCTTCGGATACTCCCGCAACAACTTCGACCTCCAGCGCAGCGTCGTCATTCCGTCGAACAACCCGAACATCGCCCCCCAGGCGGTGACCGCCGAGTCCAGTCCGGACAGCAATCAGTTCTACATCGCGGGAGGCGTGGGCTACGACATAGACACGGGGGCCTGGAACTATGGACCGTTCCTCGACCTGCGTTATCTCAACGCCGACATCGACGGTTACACCGAAACCGGCGCCGGCGGGCTCAACCTGCAGGTGGACAGTCAGGACTTCGACTCGTTGCAGACCGTGCTGGGTTTCCAAGGCGCCTATGCGATGAGCCAGAGCTTCGGCGTCCTGCAGCCGTATCTGCGCGCGGCGTGGCACCACGAGTTCCTGAACGACTCGCGTACCATCAATTCGCAGTACGTCAACGAGTTCATCCCGGTCGGGGGCAGTCCCACCCTCCTGCCCGTCGTGACCGAGGCGCCCGATCGAAACTGGGGCACCATCGGGGTCGGTTTGTCCAGCGTGTTCCAGGGTGGATGGCAAGGCTATTTTCTCTACGAGCGCTGGGTTGGACTGGAGTACATCACGGATAACGTCTTCAGCCTCGGAGTCCGGGGAGAGTTCTGA
- a CDS encoding serine/threonine protein kinase, with protein sequence MIEIPGFRIESRIGEGGMATVYLAVQENLDREIALKVMNSALVSDHAFCERFLKEGKIIAKVSSHPDIVTIHDIGCYDGQHYYMAMEYVAGGNLKDRIKSRVSQERPLDILRHVASALGYAHELGFIHRDVKPANILFRENGEPVLSDFGIAKSLNSETQLTKIGFTVGTPEYMSPEQAVGQGMDGRSDIYSLGVVFYEMLTGEKPFKGDDAFSTALLHVNSQIPRLPGELERFQPLLDGMLAKKPNDRFADGEALIRGIEAIEAGRLPEGIAVTRAPASAATRAMPGLATGPKGARSDADEGGGLPGWVRGLAVAVAAIGLGLLAFLYYAGIPGSGGLPEERGGATPADVVSADPAPGGDTDSAEAGSQDLKGELRVKVDRLLGIAEAHETVGRLTEPPGANALEAYRMVLELDPANLRAQEAIARIESGAGS encoded by the coding sequence ATGATTGAGATTCCCGGTTTCAGGATCGAGTCCCGGATTGGCGAGGGCGGGATGGCGACCGTCTACCTTGCGGTTCAGGAGAACCTGGACAGGGAGATCGCGCTCAAGGTCATGAATTCGGCCCTGGTGTCCGATCACGCCTTCTGCGAGCGCTTTCTCAAAGAAGGCAAGATCATCGCGAAGGTCAGCAGTCATCCGGACATCGTGACCATCCACGACATCGGCTGCTACGACGGCCAGCACTACTACATGGCCATGGAGTATGTCGCGGGCGGCAATCTGAAGGACCGCATCAAGTCCCGAGTATCACAGGAAAGACCGCTCGATATTCTACGGCATGTCGCCAGCGCGCTCGGTTACGCCCACGAACTGGGATTCATCCACCGGGACGTGAAGCCCGCCAATATCCTGTTCAGAGAGAACGGGGAGCCGGTGCTCTCCGACTTCGGGATCGCCAAGTCGCTCAATTCCGAGACCCAGCTGACGAAGATCGGGTTCACGGTCGGGACGCCCGAGTATATGAGTCCCGAGCAGGCGGTGGGTCAGGGAATGGACGGACGCTCGGACATCTACAGCCTGGGCGTCGTGTTCTACGAGATGCTTACCGGCGAGAAACCCTTTAAGGGAGACGATGCCTTCTCGACGGCGTTGTTGCACGTCAACAGCCAAATCCCTCGACTCCCCGGGGAACTCGAACGTTTTCAGCCGCTGCTCGACGGGATGCTCGCCAAGAAGCCGAACGACCGGTTTGCCGACGGCGAAGCCCTGATCAGGGGTATCGAAGCCATCGAGGCGGGCCGGCTACCCGAGGGGATCGCCGTGACCCGCGCCCCGGCATCGGCTGCGACCCGCGCGATGCCGGGTCTGGCAACCGGTCCGAAGGGCGCGCGTTCTGACGCCGACGAGGGAGGCGGGCTGCCTGGCTGGGTCCGGGGGCTGGCTGTCGCGGTCGCAGCAATCGGCCTCGGACTGCTCGCTTTCCTTTACTATGCCGGCATTCCCGGATCAGGCGGGTTGCCGGAAGAACGGGGGGGGGCGACACCGGCCGATGTCGTTTCGGCCGATCCCGCGCCCGGCGGCGATACGGATTCGGCGGAGGCGGGATCGCAGGATCTCAAGGGGGAACTGCGCGTTAAGGTCGACCGGCTTCTCGGGATCGCTGAGGCCCACGAGACCGTCGGTCGGTTGACGGAGCCGCCCGGGGCCAATGCCCTGGAGGCCTACCGGATGGTGTTGGAACTGGACCCCGCCAACCTCCGGGCCCAGGAGGCCATCGCGAGGATCGAATCCGGAGCCGGGAGCTGA
- a CDS encoding caspase family protein, which translates to MRRTLLIAIAVFAAGCATQSAMERQTEAATGDADSLMVVDCLLPGQIRKLGSGMTYLTPRRPVKTSAVDCEIRGGEYVAYDRANYATALKVWLPQAQEGDAEAQNYVGEIYEKGLGIEADYVIAASWYRKAAEQGNTRAQINLGYLYESGLGVPRDLSVAMNWYRRASGLTDGELEYVSSIEVAQREAAVARTASLEQEVGALRGELDAKESELARRQTEMQRTRNERDQLQRQLNERRAAIAAAGGAVAVSPGLDDAQRKALEAELDAARNEQERLIEKLANEQLAGGSLARELAEATAAIEGRKQELVALQKELDAARGRLSAKRGSGGAEALALQATVAQLEQAMQTRQGEVAALERDNRAHEQALNRQIAEAGKRIDTLQRELATSGAEVAEMRVQLATSSDEKAELEVQLQDAREEQARLTGKLASQQLEAARLREDLIQTSQERDRRRLELEIAENELSSAQEALTASNAAGGDSEQLRATIEALQAKLRAGESEIAQTEARMRAQQAELEAKLTESNDAERSLQLALNERNQEVAVLGAQLAAANAALATAAETDEKAAALERKLQAREAELQRQEAEIASLKNDVAQGAGPQREQTEIAAVIGAKPVGPLIEIIEPPLAVMRGTPSIQLHSDIQELELIGRVDPAAKLMSFRINDVVREVDPGGLFRVSLPVKQPQTAVNVVAVDESGKRAAVDFVIIPSEIQAEQAAAAAASKPQGSAPAPVEFGNYHALVIGNNHYANMTNLSTAANDAKEVARLLETRYGFQTRLLIDADRYTMLSALNDYREKLAENDNLLIYYAGHGELDEVNLRGHWLPVDAEPDSTANWISNIAITDILNVMAARHVLVVADSCYSGSMTRSSIARLEAGLTDEAKVKWYRTMNQARTRAVLTSGGVKPVLDSGGGDHSVFAKAFIDVLEENDGILEGYHLYREVQARVKRAAATLRVEQNPQYAPIKYAGHEAGEFFFTPVGQVSIPGRPQLLASIR; encoded by the coding sequence ATGAGACGTACACTATTGATTGCGATTGCGGTATTCGCCGCAGGTTGTGCCACGCAATCCGCGATGGAGCGCCAGACTGAGGCCGCGACGGGGGATGCCGACAGCCTGATGGTGGTCGACTGCCTGCTGCCCGGGCAGATCAGGAAGCTGGGCTCAGGCATGACCTATCTCACGCCACGGCGGCCGGTGAAAACCTCGGCGGTGGATTGTGAGATCCGGGGTGGCGAGTATGTCGCGTACGATCGTGCGAACTACGCCACGGCCCTGAAGGTATGGCTGCCGCAGGCGCAGGAAGGGGATGCGGAAGCGCAGAACTATGTCGGCGAGATCTACGAAAAGGGTCTGGGGATAGAGGCGGACTACGTCATAGCCGCGAGCTGGTACCGCAAGGCGGCCGAACAGGGCAACACGCGGGCACAGATCAATCTGGGCTATCTCTACGAGAGCGGGCTGGGCGTCCCGCGCGACCTGTCGGTGGCAATGAACTGGTATCGCCGGGCGTCGGGCCTGACCGACGGTGAGCTGGAGTATGTCTCCTCGATCGAGGTCGCGCAGCGCGAGGCGGCGGTGGCGCGCACGGCGAGCCTGGAGCAGGAGGTCGGGGCACTCAGGGGTGAACTCGACGCGAAGGAGTCGGAACTGGCCCGTCGCCAGACCGAGATGCAGCGTACCCGCAACGAGCGGGACCAACTGCAGCGGCAACTGAACGAGCGCAGGGCGGCGATCGCGGCCGCTGGTGGCGCCGTGGCAGTGTCTCCGGGTCTCGACGACGCGCAGCGCAAGGCGCTCGAGGCAGAGCTGGACGCCGCCCGGAACGAACAGGAAAGGCTGATCGAGAAGCTGGCGAACGAGCAGCTCGCCGGCGGTTCACTGGCGCGCGAACTGGCCGAGGCGACTGCCGCGATCGAGGGCAGAAAGCAAGAGCTGGTGGCCCTGCAGAAAGAACTCGATGCGGCCAGGGGGCGCCTGAGTGCGAAGCGGGGCAGTGGTGGTGCCGAGGCGCTGGCCCTGCAGGCGACGGTCGCGCAGCTCGAGCAGGCGATGCAGACCCGGCAGGGCGAGGTCGCCGCACTGGAGCGCGACAATCGCGCGCATGAACAGGCGCTCAATCGACAGATCGCCGAGGCAGGCAAGCGCATCGATACGCTGCAGCGGGAGCTGGCGACGAGCGGCGCCGAGGTTGCGGAAATGCGAGTGCAGCTGGCCACGAGCAGCGACGAGAAGGCTGAGCTGGAGGTGCAGCTTCAGGATGCGCGCGAGGAACAGGCGCGTCTGACCGGTAAGCTGGCCAGCCAGCAACTCGAGGCGGCGCGTCTGCGGGAGGATCTGATCCAGACCAGCCAGGAACGGGACAGGCGGCGGCTCGAGCTGGAGATCGCGGAAAACGAGCTGTCGTCTGCACAGGAGGCCTTGACGGCGTCAAACGCGGCTGGAGGGGATTCCGAGCAGTTGCGTGCGACGATCGAGGCGCTGCAGGCGAAGCTGCGCGCCGGTGAGAGCGAGATCGCGCAAACGGAGGCTCGCATGCGCGCGCAGCAGGCGGAACTCGAGGCGAAGCTGACCGAATCGAACGACGCAGAACGCTCGCTGCAACTGGCACTGAACGAGCGCAACCAGGAGGTCGCGGTACTGGGGGCGCAACTGGCCGCCGCCAATGCCGCCCTGGCCACCGCGGCCGAGACCGACGAGAAGGCGGCGGCGCTCGAGCGGAAACTGCAGGCGCGGGAAGCCGAACTTCAGCGGCAGGAAGCGGAGATCGCGAGCCTGAAGAACGATGTTGCCCAGGGTGCCGGTCCGCAGAGGGAACAGACCGAAATCGCCGCGGTCATCGGCGCGAAACCCGTCGGACCATTGATCGAGATCATCGAGCCGCCGCTCGCCGTGATGCGCGGTACGCCCAGCATTCAACTGCATTCCGATATTCAGGAGCTCGAGCTGATCGGCCGGGTCGACCCCGCCGCGAAGCTCATGTCCTTCCGCATCAACGATGTGGTACGTGAGGTCGACCCCGGTGGATTGTTCCGGGTAAGTCTGCCGGTGAAGCAGCCGCAGACCGCAGTCAATGTGGTGGCCGTTGACGAATCGGGCAAGCGTGCCGCCGTGGACTTCGTCATCATCCCAAGTGAGATCCAGGCCGAGCAGGCTGCTGCTGCGGCGGCATCGAAACCGCAAGGCAGCGCACCCGCCCCGGTAGAATTCGGCAACTATCACGCACTGGTGATCGGGAACAACCATTATGCCAACATGACCAACCTCTCGACCGCGGCAAACGACGCCAAAGAGGTGGCGAGGCTGCTCGAGACCCGTTACGGATTCCAGACGCGCCTTCTGATCGACGCGGATCGATACACCATGCTTTCCGCCTTGAACGACTATCGCGAGAAACTCGCCGAGAACGACAACCTGCTCATTTACTATGCGGGTCACGGCGAACTCGACGAGGTCAACCTGCGTGGTCACTGGCTACCGGTCGATGCCGAACCCGACAGTACGGCCAACTGGATCTCCAATATCGCCATCACCGACATTCTCAACGTGATGGCAGCCAGGCACGTCCTGGTCGTTGCGGATTCGTGCTATTCGGGCTCAATGACCCGCTCGTCGATCGCCCGCCTGGAGGCCGGTCTCACCGACGAGGCCAAGGTGAAGTGGTATCGGACCATGAACCAGGCCCGCACCCGAGCGGTGTTGACCTCGGGCGGCGTTAAACCCGTCCTCGACTCGGGGGGAGGCGATCACTCCGTGTTCGCCAAGGCGTTCATCGACGTGCTGGAGGAGAACGACGGCATCCTCGAGGGATATCACCTTTACCGCGAGGTACAGGCCCGGGTGAAGCGCGCGGCGGCGACCCTGCGCGTCGAGCAGAACCCGCAGTACGCCCCGATCAAGTATGCCGGGCACGAGGCCGGGGAGTTCTTTTTCACGCCGGTCGGTCAGGTCTCGATCCCCGGCCGGCCGCAGCTACTGGCCTCGATTCGGTGA